One Sodalinema gerasimenkoae IPPAS B-353 DNA segment encodes these proteins:
- the rpoB gene encoding DNA-directed RNA polymerase subunit beta gives MTNLQTTTTSTAPVFHLPDLVAIQRSSFRWFLEEGLIEELNSFSPITDYTGKLELHFIGRNYKLKEPKYSVDESKRRDSSYAVQMYVPTRLINKETGEIKEQEVFIGDLPLMTERGTFIINGAERVIVNQIVRSPGVYYKSDVDKNGRRTYNASLIPNRGAWLKFETDRNGLVWVRIDKTRKLSAQVLLKALGLSDTEISDRIRHYDFFEKTIEKEGQFSEEDALMELYRKLRPGEPPTVSGGLSLLESRFFDPKRYDLGRVGRYKLNKKLRLNVPDSTRVLTSDDILAAVDYLINLEFDMGQVDDIDHLGNRRVRSVGELLQNQVRVGLNRLERIIKERMTVSDSDTLTPASLVNPKPLVAAIKEFFGSSQLSQFMDQTNPLAELTHKRRISALGPGGLTRERAGFAVRDIHPSHYGRICPIETPEGPNAGLIGSLATHARVSSYGFIETPYYRVENGRVMRENAPIYMTADEEDDLRVAPGDIPINPEGYIQGDLVPVRYRQDFTTTTPDQVDFVAISPVQIISVATSLIPFIEHDDANRALMGSNMQRQAVPLLRPERPLVGTGLEAQAARDSGMVIVSRTPGVVTYVDSERILVRPTVEESESNGLPQIIEYELQKYQRSNQDTCLNQRPIVFEGDEVEAGQVLADGSATEGGELALGQNILVAYMPWEGYNYEDSILISERLVIDDVYTSIHIEKYEIEARQTKLGPEEITREIPNVGEDSLRHLDESGIIRIGAWVESGEILVGKVTPKGESDQPPEEKLLRAIFGEKARDVRDNSLRVPNGEKGRVVDVRVFTREQGDELPPGANMVVRVYVALKRKIQVGDKMAGRHGNKGIISRILPQEDMPYLPDGTPLDIVLSPLGVPSRMNVGQIFECMLAWAGDNLNARFKMVPFDEMHGTDQSRQTVNRKLQQAREKTGKDWVYNPQNAGKIQVYDGRSGEPFDQPVTVGKAYMLKLVHLVDDKIHARSTGPYSLVTQQPLGGKAQQGGQRFGEMEVWALEAFGAAYTLQELLTVKSDDMQGRNEALNAIVKGKAIPRPGTPESFKVLMRELQSLCLDIAVHKVGTAEDGNSVDAEVDLMSDVSSRRAPNRPTYESMSKGGDDED, from the coding sequence ATGACTAACCTACAAACGACCACCACCAGTACCGCCCCCGTCTTTCACCTGCCTGACCTCGTCGCCATCCAGCGATCGAGCTTTCGCTGGTTCCTCGAAGAAGGCTTAATCGAAGAACTTAACAGTTTCTCCCCCATTACCGACTATACCGGAAAGCTAGAACTTCACTTTATCGGTCGTAACTACAAACTTAAAGAACCCAAATATAGTGTAGATGAGTCCAAACGCCGCGACAGCAGCTACGCCGTGCAGATGTACGTCCCCACCCGGCTGATTAACAAAGAAACCGGGGAAATCAAAGAACAAGAAGTCTTCATCGGCGACCTGCCCCTGATGACCGAACGGGGAACCTTTATCATTAACGGCGCTGAGCGGGTCATCGTCAACCAAATCGTGCGATCGCCCGGCGTCTACTACAAATCCGACGTCGACAAAAACGGTCGCCGCACCTACAACGCCTCCCTCATCCCCAACCGAGGCGCTTGGCTGAAATTTGAAACCGACCGTAACGGCCTCGTTTGGGTCCGTATCGACAAAACCCGCAAACTCTCAGCCCAAGTCCTACTCAAAGCCCTAGGACTCTCCGACACCGAGATTAGCGATCGCATCCGTCACTACGACTTCTTCGAGAAAACCATCGAAAAAGAAGGGCAATTCAGCGAAGAAGATGCCCTGATGGAACTCTATCGCAAACTGCGACCTGGCGAACCCCCCACGGTCTCCGGCGGTTTGTCCCTGCTCGAGTCCCGCTTCTTCGACCCCAAACGCTACGACCTTGGACGAGTTGGGCGCTACAAACTCAACAAAAAACTGCGGCTCAACGTCCCCGACAGTACCCGAGTCCTCACCTCCGACGACATCCTCGCCGCCGTTGACTACCTCATCAACCTCGAATTTGACATGGGGCAAGTCGACGACATCGACCACCTGGGCAATCGCCGGGTGCGTTCCGTCGGCGAACTGTTGCAAAACCAAGTCCGCGTCGGTCTCAACCGTCTCGAACGGATTATCAAAGAGCGGATGACCGTCTCCGACTCCGACACCCTCACCCCGGCTTCCCTGGTCAACCCCAAACCCCTGGTAGCCGCCATTAAAGAGTTCTTCGGGTCCAGTCAACTTTCCCAGTTTATGGACCAGACCAACCCTCTGGCTGAGTTGACCCACAAACGCCGGATTTCTGCCCTCGGCCCCGGCGGACTCACCCGAGAGCGGGCTGGATTCGCCGTACGCGACATTCACCCCTCCCACTACGGACGCATCTGTCCCATCGAGACCCCAGAAGGTCCCAACGCCGGACTCATCGGCTCCCTCGCCACCCACGCTCGCGTCAGTAGCTATGGCTTCATCGAAACCCCCTACTACCGCGTCGAAAATGGTCGCGTCATGCGGGAGAACGCCCCCATCTACATGACCGCCGACGAAGAAGACGACCTGCGCGTTGCCCCCGGAGACATCCCCATCAACCCCGAAGGCTACATCCAAGGGGATCTCGTTCCCGTGCGCTACCGTCAGGACTTTACCACCACCACCCCAGATCAGGTGGACTTCGTGGCCATCTCCCCAGTGCAGATTATCTCCGTCGCCACCTCCTTGATTCCCTTCATTGAGCATGACGACGCCAACCGTGCCCTGATGGGATCGAACATGCAGCGTCAAGCGGTTCCCCTGCTGCGGCCCGAACGGCCCCTGGTGGGAACCGGACTCGAAGCCCAAGCCGCCCGAGATTCCGGGATGGTCATCGTTAGCCGTACCCCTGGCGTTGTCACCTACGTCGATTCCGAGCGCATTCTCGTGCGTCCCACCGTCGAGGAGAGCGAAAGCAACGGCTTACCGCAAATCATCGAATACGAACTGCAAAAATACCAACGCTCCAACCAAGATACCTGCCTTAACCAACGCCCCATCGTCTTTGAAGGGGATGAGGTCGAAGCTGGACAAGTCTTGGCTGATGGAAGCGCCACCGAAGGGGGAGAACTGGCCCTGGGACAAAACATCCTCGTGGCCTATATGCCCTGGGAAGGCTACAACTATGAGGACTCCATCCTCATCAGTGAGCGCCTGGTCATCGATGATGTCTACACCAGTATCCACATCGAGAAATACGAAATCGAAGCCCGGCAAACCAAACTGGGACCCGAAGAAATCACCCGCGAAATTCCCAACGTTGGTGAAGATTCATTACGACACCTTGACGAAAGCGGCATTATCCGAATCGGGGCTTGGGTCGAATCGGGAGAAATCCTGGTCGGGAAAGTGACCCCCAAAGGAGAATCCGACCAACCCCCTGAAGAAAAACTACTGCGGGCTATTTTCGGGGAAAAAGCGCGGGATGTGCGGGATAACTCCCTGCGGGTTCCCAACGGTGAAAAAGGTCGTGTCGTCGATGTGCGGGTCTTTACTCGGGAACAGGGCGACGAACTGCCCCCCGGTGCCAACATGGTGGTGCGCGTCTATGTGGCCCTGAAACGGAAAATCCAAGTCGGGGACAAAATGGCCGGTCGCCACGGCAACAAAGGGATTATTTCCCGGATTCTGCCCCAGGAAGATATGCCCTATCTCCCCGACGGTACGCCCCTAGACATTGTCTTGAGTCCTCTGGGGGTTCCCTCCCGGATGAACGTGGGACAAATCTTTGAATGTATGTTGGCCTGGGCCGGTGATAACCTCAACGCCCGCTTCAAAATGGTTCCCTTCGACGAAATGCACGGAACCGACCAATCGCGGCAAACCGTCAACCGCAAGCTGCAACAGGCGCGGGAGAAAACCGGTAAAGATTGGGTCTATAACCCCCAAAATGCCGGGAAAATTCAGGTCTATGACGGACGTAGCGGCGAACCCTTTGACCAGCCGGTAACGGTGGGCAAAGCCTATATGCTCAAACTGGTTCACTTGGTCGATGATAAGATTCACGCCCGTTCCACTGGACCCTACTCCTTGGTGACTCAGCAGCCCTTGGGTGGGAAAGCCCAACAAGGGGGACAACGGTTTGGAGAAATGGAGGTTTGGGCCCTCGAAGCCTTTGGGGCCGCCTATACCCTGCAAGAACTGCTCACCGTCAAATCCGACGATATGCAGGGACGGAATGAAGCCTTGAATGCGATCGTCAAAGGGAAAGCCATTCCTCGTCCGGGAACCCCAGAATCCTTCAAAGTGCTCATGCGAGAACTGCAATCCCTCTGCTTGGACATTGCCGTCCATAAAGTGGGAACCGCCGAAGATGGTAACAGCGTGGACGCTGAAGTAGACTTGATGTCCGATGTCTCCAGCCGTCGCGCCCCCAACCGTCCCACCTACGAATCCATGTCCAAAGGAGGAGACGACGAGGATTAA
- a CDS encoding DNA-directed RNA polymerase subunit gamma — protein MPKVEQRFDYVKIAIASPERIRGWGERTLPNGQVVGEVTKPETINYRTLKPEMDGLFCERIFGPAKDWECHCGKYKRVRHRGIVCERCGVEVTESRVRRHRMGYIKLAAPVTHVWYLKGIPSYMAILLDMPLRDVEQIVYFNAYVVLNPGNADNLAYKQLLLEDQWMEIEEQLYDEDSQLEGIEVGIGAEAIQQLLADMELEAVAEKLREDISNSKGQKRAKLIKRLRVIDNFIATGARPEWMVLDAIPVIPPDLRPMVQLDGGRFATSDLNDLYRRVINRNNRLARLQEILAPEIIIRNEKRMLQEAVDALIDNGRRGRTVVGANNRPLKSLSDIIEGKQGRFRQNLLGKRVDYSGRSVIVVGPKLEIHQCGLPREMAIELFQPFVIHRLIRQGIVNNIKAAKKLISRNDPNIWDVLEEVIEGHPVMLNRAPTLHRLGIQAFEPILVDGRAIQLHPLVCPAFNADFDGDQMAVHVPLSLEAQAEARLLMLASNNILSPATGQPIVTPSQDMVLGCYYLTAENPTVQDKQEQTFANPEDLIIAHERGLVHLHKYVWVRLSPEDKIVINGDDPLIEEQTLDDGSVLKRYQYSRQRFDADGKLVAQYAYTTPGRVIYNQAIREALA, from the coding sequence ATGCCAAAAGTCGAACAGCGCTTTGATTACGTCAAAATCGCCATCGCCTCCCCGGAGCGGATTCGTGGTTGGGGAGAACGGACTCTTCCCAACGGCCAGGTAGTTGGTGAAGTCACCAAACCTGAAACCATCAACTACCGCACCCTGAAACCGGAAATGGACGGCTTATTCTGTGAGCGCATTTTCGGCCCCGCCAAGGACTGGGAATGTCACTGCGGCAAATATAAACGAGTTCGTCACCGTGGCATTGTCTGCGAACGCTGCGGCGTAGAAGTGACCGAATCCCGCGTGCGTCGTCACCGCATGGGCTATATCAAACTAGCCGCCCCGGTGACCCATGTTTGGTATCTCAAAGGGATTCCCAGTTACATGGCCATCTTGCTGGATATGCCCCTACGAGATGTGGAGCAAATCGTCTATTTCAACGCCTATGTGGTCTTGAATCCCGGCAACGCCGATAACTTGGCCTACAAACAACTGCTCCTCGAAGACCAATGGATGGAAATCGAGGAACAGCTCTATGACGAAGATTCCCAACTCGAAGGCATCGAAGTGGGCATCGGCGCCGAAGCTATCCAGCAGTTGCTGGCGGATATGGAACTCGAAGCCGTCGCTGAGAAGCTGCGGGAGGATATTTCCAACTCCAAAGGGCAAAAACGGGCCAAACTCATCAAACGGCTGCGGGTGATTGATAACTTCATCGCCACCGGCGCTCGCCCCGAATGGATGGTCCTCGATGCTATCCCCGTGATTCCCCCTGACTTGCGCCCCATGGTGCAGCTCGATGGCGGACGCTTTGCCACCAGTGACCTCAATGACCTCTATCGTCGGGTCATTAACCGTAATAACCGACTGGCGCGGTTACAGGAGATTTTGGCCCCGGAAATTATCATCCGTAACGAAAAACGGATGTTGCAAGAGGCCGTCGATGCCCTCATCGACAATGGACGACGGGGACGCACCGTCGTCGGCGCCAATAATCGTCCCTTAAAATCTCTCAGCGATATCATTGAAGGGAAACAAGGTCGCTTCCGTCAGAACCTGCTCGGAAAACGGGTGGACTATTCCGGACGGAGTGTAATTGTCGTCGGTCCCAAATTGGAAATCCACCAATGTGGCTTACCTCGGGAGATGGCGATCGAACTGTTCCAACCTTTCGTGATTCACCGCTTAATTCGTCAAGGCATCGTCAACAACATCAAAGCCGCCAAAAAACTGATTTCTCGCAACGACCCTAACATCTGGGATGTTCTCGAAGAAGTCATCGAAGGTCACCCGGTCATGCTTAACCGGGCACCGACCCTGCACCGTTTGGGGATTCAGGCCTTCGAGCCAATTCTCGTCGATGGTCGTGCCATTCAACTGCACCCCCTCGTCTGTCCGGCCTTTAACGCCGACTTCGACGGAGACCAAATGGCCGTTCACGTCCCCCTCTCCCTCGAAGCCCAAGCCGAAGCGCGGCTGCTGATGTTGGCCTCCAACAACATCCTCTCCCCCGCCACCGGACAACCCATCGTAACGCCCAGTCAGGACATGGTCTTGGGGTGCTATTACCTCACCGCCGAGAACCCCACCGTTCAAGACAAGCAGGAACAGACCTTTGCCAACCCTGAGGATCTGATTATTGCCCATGAACGGGGCTTGGTTCATCTGCACAAATACGTCTGGGTGCGTCTGAGTCCCGAAGACAAAATCGTCATCAATGGCGACGACCCCCTCATCGAAGAACAGACTCTCGACGATGGCAGCGTCTTAAAACGGTATCAGTACAGTCGCCAACGCTTCGACGCCGATGGAAAACTCGTCGCCCAATATGCCTACACCACCCCAGGGCGGGTTATCTATAACCAAGCCATCCGAGAAGCTCTAGCCTAG
- a CDS encoding DNA-directed RNA polymerase subunit beta'': MLFYNRVVDKKQLRSLIAWSFSYYGTAKTAQIADHLKDLGFRYATRAGVSISIEDLQIPPSKPQLLATAQQEIDVTEARYTRGEITEVERFQKVIDTWSTTSEELKDDVVTNFKQSDPLNSVYMMAFSGARGNISQVRQLVGMRGLMANPQGEIIDLPIKTNFREGLTVTEYIISSYGARKGLVDTALRTADSGYLTRRLVDVSQDTIVRELDCGTQRSIPLQSMRSGERVSIPLETRLLGRVLAEDVHHPKTRELISVSVHNRHEGCEEVIESRRNQVICQELADAIVAAGLVEVRVRSPLTCESARSVCQHCYGWSLAHAELVDLGEAVGIIAAQSIGEPGTQLTMRTFHTGGVFTGEVARPAKAPFDGTARYSKDLTHRGSGPAR, encoded by the coding sequence ATGCTCTTTTACAATCGAGTCGTCGATAAAAAACAACTGCGCTCCCTGATTGCTTGGTCCTTCAGCTATTATGGAACCGCAAAAACCGCCCAAATTGCTGACCACCTCAAAGACCTGGGCTTTCGCTATGCCACCCGGGCTGGGGTGTCCATCAGTATTGAGGACTTGCAAATCCCTCCCTCGAAGCCGCAATTGCTGGCTACCGCCCAACAAGAAATTGATGTCACTGAGGCTCGCTATACCCGAGGTGAAATCACCGAGGTGGAGCGTTTCCAGAAAGTGATTGACACCTGGAGTACCACCAGCGAAGAACTTAAAGATGACGTGGTCACCAACTTCAAACAAAGTGACCCCCTCAACTCCGTGTATATGATGGCCTTCTCCGGGGCGCGGGGGAATATCTCCCAGGTGCGTCAGTTGGTGGGAATGCGGGGCTTGATGGCCAACCCGCAAGGGGAAATCATCGACTTACCGATTAAAACGAACTTCCGGGAAGGTCTGACGGTTACTGAGTACATTATTTCCTCCTACGGTGCCCGTAAAGGTCTGGTGGATACCGCCCTACGCACCGCTGACTCAGGGTATCTTACCCGTCGTCTGGTAGACGTGTCCCAGGACACCATTGTTCGGGAACTTGACTGTGGAACCCAGCGCAGTATCCCCTTGCAAAGTATGCGTAGTGGGGAGCGGGTCTCCATTCCCTTAGAAACTCGTCTGTTGGGTCGGGTTTTGGCCGAAGATGTGCATCACCCCAAAACTCGGGAACTGATTTCGGTCTCCGTCCACAATCGCCATGAAGGCTGTGAAGAGGTCATCGAGTCTCGCCGCAATCAGGTGATTTGTCAGGAACTGGCCGATGCCATTGTCGCCGCTGGCCTCGTGGAAGTGCGGGTGCGATCGCCCCTCACCTGTGAATCAGCCCGTAGCGTCTGTCAACATTGCTATGGCTGGAGTTTGGCCCACGCCGAACTGGTTGACCTGGGTGAAGCCGTGGGGATTATCGCCGCTCAAAGTATCGGTGAACCGGGAACCCAACTCACTATGCGGACGTTCCACACCGGTGGGGTCTTCACCGGGGAAGTGGCCCGGCCCGCTAAAGCACCCTTTGACGGAACCGCTCGTTACAGCAAAGACCTCACACACCGGGGAAGTGGCCCGGCCCGCTAA